In the genome of Bradysia coprophila strain Holo2 unplaced genomic scaffold, BU_Bcop_v1 contig_232, whole genome shotgun sequence, one region contains:
- the LOC119075602 gene encoding protein Wnt-4, with protein sequence MFLREKKEVCLVVCVLAIASYVNGSSSNSSLNRLIHQRNTIMALFSPAPKTPGPCRYLQATRRQNHQCRKDFGLPEAIKEARRLAVTHCEQQFRYDRWNCSIESRGKRNIFHKVYRETAFIHSIVAAALTYSIARACSEGKMTKCHCGKEKYPPNVKTSWMWGGCSDNGKHGKRMAKRFLDLHPSDGDQVSEILRHNSEVGILSAISTINEKCKCHGVSGSCSMKTCWRKLADFNTTASLLKVKYHEAIRKFPSNKSSRRSVPDWYFKNKEPTSSQSTSLFYLETSPTFCAVTKGRNCQHPENCAMLCCGRGYSTHLVQKREQCRCRFERGQCCHVICDYCESKQERYFCK encoded by the exons atgtttcttcgaGAAAAAAAGGAAGTTTGTTTGGTTGTTTGTGTGTTGGCGATAGCAAGTTATGTAAATGGCAGTAGTTCCAACAGCAGTCTTAATAG ATTGATACATCAAAGGAATACCATAATGGCCTTATTTAGTCCAGCTCCAAAGACTCCAGGTCCATGTCGTTACTTACAGGCAACACGACGCCAGAATCATCAATGTCGCAAAGATTTCGGACTACCCGAAGCTATCAAAGAAGCCAGACGACTTGCGGTAACACATTGTGAGCAACAATTTCGCTATGATCGATGGAACTGTAGCATTGAATCACGAGGaaagagaaatattttccataag GTATATCGCGAAACGGCGTTCATTCATAGCATCGTTGCAGCAGCGTTAACATACTCAATAGCCAGGGCCTGTTCCGAAGGTAAAATGACAAAGTGTCACTGTGGCAAAGAGAAATATCCACCCAATGTTAAGACATCATGGATGTGGGGTGGTTGCAGCGATAATGGGAAACATGGTAAGCGAATGGCAAAACGATTTTTGGATTTACATCCGAGTGATGGCGATCAAGTTTCAGAAATATTGCGACACAACAGTGAG GTTGGTATATTATCAGCCATATCGacaataaacgaaaaatgtaagTGCCATGGAGTGTCTGGATCTTGTTCGATGAAAACATGTTGGAGAAAATTGGCCGACTTTAATACGACAGCATCCCTGCTTAAGGTTAAATATCACGAGGCAATTCGAAAGTTTCCGAGTAACAAATCGTCACGACGCTCTGTTCCCGACTggtatttcaaaaataag GAACCTACATCCTCGCAATCTACATCTTTGTTTTACTTGGAAACATCTCCAACGTTCTGTGCAGTCACAAAGGGAAGAAACTGTCAGCATCCGGAAAATTGTGCGATGTTATGTTGTGGACGAGGATACTCGACGCATTTGGTACAAAAACGAGAACAATGTCGATGTCGATTCGAAAGGGGGCAATGTTGTCACGTTATATGCGATTATTGCGAGAGCAAGCAAgaaagatatttttgtaaataa